A part of Mesoplodon densirostris isolate mMesDen1 chromosome 10, mMesDen1 primary haplotype, whole genome shotgun sequence genomic DNA contains:
- the MSH5 gene encoding mutS protein homolog 5 isoform X3 — MASVGATPGRTPQGPGPGEASASFPSPAPVPDPREAEEEEEEEPAEIHLCVLWNSGYLGIAYYNTSDSTIYFMPDAPDHESLKLLQRVLDEIDPQSVVTSAKQDETMTRFLGKLASQEHREPKRPEIIFLPSVDFGLEISKQRLLSGNYSFIPDSMTATEKILFLSSIIPFDCLLTVRALGGLLKFMGRRRIGVELEDCNVSIPILGFKKFVLTHLVSIDQDTYSVLQIFKSEPHPSVYKVASGLKEGLSLFGILNRCRCKWGEKLLRLWFTRPTQDLGELNSRLDVIQFFLLPQNLDMAQMLHRLLGHIKNVPLILKRMKLSHTKVSDWQVLYKTVYSALGLRDACRSLPQSIQLFRDIAQEFSDDLHHIASLIGKVVDFEGSLAENRFTVLPNIDPEIDEKKRRLTGLPSFLTEVARKELENLDPRIPSCSVIYIPLIGFLLCIPRLPSMVETNDFEIEGLDFMFLSEEKLHYRSARTKELDALLGDLHCDIRDQETLLMYQLQCQVLARAAVLTRVLDLASRLDVLLALASAARDYGYSRPRYSPRLLGVRIQNGRHPLMELCARTFVPNSAECGGNKGRVKVITGPNSSGKSIYLKQVAKAVNNATERSLVLIDEFGKGTNTVDGLALLAAVIRHWLALGPTCPHIFVATNFLSLIQLQLLPQGPLVQYLTMETCEDGNDLVFFYQVCEGVASASHASHTAAQAGLPEKLIARGKEVSDLICSGKPIKPVKELLKEKQMENCQMLVDKFLTLDLEDPSLDLDVFMSQEVLPAATAIL; from the exons ATGGCCTCCGTAGGAGCGACCCCAGGCAGGACGCCGCAGGGACCGGGACCCGGGGAGGCCTCGGCCAGCTTCCCCAGCCCGGCCCCAGTGCCGGACCCCCGGGAGgccgaggaggaggaagaggaggagcccGCGGAG ATTCATCTGTGTGTGCTGTGGAACTCAGGATACCTGGGCATTGCCTACTATAACACTAGTGACTCCACCATCTACTTTATGCCAGATGCCCCAGACCACGAGAGCCTCAAGCTGCTCCAGAGAG TTCTGGATGAAATCGATCCCCAGTCTGTGGTCACGAGCGCCAAACAGGATGAGACTATGACTCGGTTTCTGGGGAAGCTTG CCTCCCAAGAGCACAGAGAGCCTAAGAGACCTGAAATCATATTTTTGCCAagtgtggattttg GCCTGGAGATAAGCAAACAGCGCCTCCTTTCTGGAAACTACTCCTTCATCCCAGACTCCATGACCGCCACTGAGAaaatcctcttcctctcctccatcaTCCCCTTTGACTGCCTCCTCACG GTTCGAGCACTTGGAGGGCTGCTGAAGTTCATGGGTCGAAGAAGAATCGGAGTTGAACTGGAAGACTGTAACGTCAGCATCCCCATCCTAGGCTTTAAGAAATTTGTGTT GACCCATCTGGTGAGCATAGATCAAGACACTTACAG TGTTCTGCAGATATTTAAGAGTGAGCCTCACCCCTCAGTGTACAAAGTGGCCAGTGGACTCAAGGAGGGGCTCAGCCTCTTTG GAATCCTCAACAGATGCCGCTGTAAGTGGGGAGAGAAACTGCTCAG GCTATGGTTCACACGTCCAACCCAGGACCTGGGGGAACTAAATTCCCGTCTGGATGTCATTCAGTTTTTCCTGTTACCCCAGAATCTGGACATGGCTCAGATGCTGCATCGATTGCTGGGTCACATCAAGAACGTGCCT CTGATTCTTAAGCGCATGAAGTTGTCCCACACCAAGGTCAGTGACTGGCAGGTTCTCTACAAG ACAGTGTACAGTGCCCTGGGCCTGAGGGATGCTTGCCGCTCCCTGCCCCAGTCCATTCAGCTCTTTCGGGACATTGCCCAAGAGTTCTCTGATGACCTACACCACATTGCCAGCCTCATTGGGAAAGTG gtggactttgagggcagTCTTGCTGAAAATCGCTTCACAGTCCTCCCCAACATAGATCCTGAAATTGATGAGA AAAAACGAAGGCTGACAGGACTTCCCAGTTTCCTCACTGAGGTGGCTCGGAAGGAGCTGGAAAATCTGGACCCCCGTATTCCTTCATGCAGTGTCATCTACATCCCTTTG ATTGGCTTCCTTCTTTGTATTCCCCGCCTGCCTTCCATGGTGGAGACCAATGACTTTGAGATTGAGGGTCTGGATTTCATG TTCCTCTCAGAGGAGAAGCTTCACTATCGTAGTGCTCGAACCAAGGAGCTGGATGCATTGCTGGGGGACCTGCACTGCGACATCCGGG ACCAGGAGACCCTGCTGATGTACCAGCTGCAGTGTCAGGTGCTGGCACGGGCAGCTGTCTTGACCCGTGTGTTGGACCTTGCCTCCCGCCTGGACGTCCTCTTGGCTCTTGCCAGTGCCGCCCGGGACTATGGCTACTCAAGGCCCCGTTACTCCCCACGGCTCCTTGGGGTACGAATCCAAAATGGCAG GCATCCTCTGATGGAACTCTGTGCCCGAACCTTCGTGCCCAACTCCGCAGAATGCGGGGGGAACAAAGGGAGGGTCAAAGTCATCACTGGACCCAACTCCTCAGGGAAGAGCATATACCTCAAACAG GTGGCGAAAGCAGTGAACAATGCCACCGAGCGGTCGCTGGTCCTTATCGATGAATTCGGAAAGGGAACCAACACG GTGGATGGGCTCGCGCTTCTGGCGGCCGTGATCCGACACTGGCTGGCGCTTGGGCCCACGTGCCCCCACATCTTCGTGGCCACcaactttctgagcctcattcAGCTACAGCTGCTGCCACAGGGGCCCCTCGTGCAGTATTTG aCCATGGAGACCTGTGAAGATGGGAATGACCTTGTCTTCTTCTATCAGGTTTGTGAAGGTGTTGCCAGTGCCAGCCACGCCTCCCACACAGCTGCCCAGGCTGGGCTTCCTGAGAAACTCATTGCTCGCGGCAAGGAG GTCTCAGACTTGATCTGCAGTGGAAAGCCCATCAAGCCTGTCAAGGAGCTGCTAAaggagaaacaaatggaaaa TTGCCAGATGTTAGTAGACAAGTTTCTGACACTGGACTTGGAAGATCCCAGTCTGGACCTGGACGTTTTCATGAGTCAGGAAGTGCTGCCTGCTGCCACCGCCATCCTCTGA
- the CLIC1 gene encoding chloride intracellular channel protein 1: MAEEQPQVELFVKAGSDGAKIGNCPFSQRLFMVLWLKGVTFNVTTVDTKRRTETVQKLCPGGQLPFLLYGTEVHTDTNKIEEFLEAVLCPPRYPKLAALNPESNTAGLDIFAKFSAYIKNSNPALNDNLEKGLLKALKVLDNYLTSPLPDEVDETSAEDEGISQRKFLDGNELTLADCNLLPKLHIVQVVCKKYRGFSIPDVFRGVHRYLRNAYAREEFASTCPDDEEIELAYEQVAKALK; the protein is encoded by the exons ATGGCCGAAGAACAACCGCAGGTCGAATTGTTCGTGAAG GCTGGCAGTGATGGGGCCAAGATCGGGAACTGCCCCTTCTCCCAGAGACTGTTCATGGTGCTCTGGCTCAAGGGAGTCACCTTCAATGTCACCACTGTTGACACCAAAAG GCGGACTGAGACGGTGCAGAAGCTGTGCCCAGGAGGGCAGCTCCCATTCCTGCTGTACGGCACTGAAGTGCACACAGACACCAACAAGATTGAGGAATTTCTGGAGGCGGTGCTGTGCCCTCCCAG GTACCCCAAGCTGGCAGCTCTGAACCCTGAATCCAACACAGCTGGGCTGGACATATTTGCCAAATTCTCTGCCTACATCAagaattcaaacccagctctCAATGATA ACCTGGAGAAGGGACTCCTGAAAGCCCTGAAGGTTTTAGACAATTACTTGACATCCCCTCTCCCAGATGAAGTAGATGAGACCAGCGCTGAGGATGAGGGCATCTCTCAGAGGAAGTTTCTGGATGGCAATGAGCTCACTCTGGCTGACTGCAACCTGTTGCCAAAGCTCCACATAGTACAG gTGGTATGTAAGAAGTACCGAGGATTCTCCATTCCAGATGTGTTTCGGGGAGTGCATAGGTACCTGCGCAATGCCTATGCTCGGGAAGAGTTTGCCTCCACCTGTCCAGATGATGAGGAGATCGAGCTGGCCTATGAGCAAGTGGCCAAGGCCCTCAAATAA
- the MSH5 gene encoding mutS protein homolog 5 isoform X1, with protein MASVGATPGRTPQGPGPGEASASFPSPAPVPDPREAEEEEEEEPAEIHLCVLWNSGYLGIAYYNTSDSTIYFMPDAPDHESLKLLQRVLDEIDPQSVVTSAKQDETMTRFLGKLASQEHREPKRPEIIFLPSVDFGLEISKQRLLSGNYSFIPDSMTATEKILFLSSIIPFDCLLTVRALGGLLKFMGRRRIGVELEDCNVSIPILGFKKFVLTHLVSIDQDTYSVLQIFKSEPHPSVYKVASGLKEGLSLFGILNRCRCKWGEKLLRLWFTRPTQDLGELNSRLDVIQFFLLPQNLDMAQMLHRLLGHIKNVPLILKRMKLSHTKVSDWQVLYKTVYSALGLRDACRSLPQSIQLFRDIAQEFSDDLHHIASLIGKVVDFEGSLAENRFTVLPNIDPEIDEKKRRLTGLPSFLTEVARKELENLDPRIPSCSVIYIPLIGFLLCIPRLPSMVETNDFEIEGLDFMFLSEEKLHYRSARTKELDALLGDLHCDIRDQETLLMYQLQCQVLARAAVLTRVLDLASRLDVLLALASAARDYGYSRPRYSPRLLGVRIQNGRHPLMELCARTFVPNSAECGGNKGRVKVITGPNSSGKSIYLKQVGLITFMALVGSFVPAEEAEIGAVDAIFTRIHSCESISLGLSTFMIDLNQVAKAVNNATERSLVLIDEFGKGTNTVDGLALLAAVIRHWLALGPTCPHIFVATNFLSLIQLQLLPQGPLVQYLTMETCEDGNDLVFFYQVCEGVASASHASHTAAQAGLPEKLIARGKEVSDLICSGKPIKPVKELLKEKQMENCQMLVDKFLTLDLEDPSLDLDVFMSQEVLPAATAIL; from the exons ATGGCCTCCGTAGGAGCGACCCCAGGCAGGACGCCGCAGGGACCGGGACCCGGGGAGGCCTCGGCCAGCTTCCCCAGCCCGGCCCCAGTGCCGGACCCCCGGGAGgccgaggaggaggaagaggaggagcccGCGGAG ATTCATCTGTGTGTGCTGTGGAACTCAGGATACCTGGGCATTGCCTACTATAACACTAGTGACTCCACCATCTACTTTATGCCAGATGCCCCAGACCACGAGAGCCTCAAGCTGCTCCAGAGAG TTCTGGATGAAATCGATCCCCAGTCTGTGGTCACGAGCGCCAAACAGGATGAGACTATGACTCGGTTTCTGGGGAAGCTTG CCTCCCAAGAGCACAGAGAGCCTAAGAGACCTGAAATCATATTTTTGCCAagtgtggattttg GCCTGGAGATAAGCAAACAGCGCCTCCTTTCTGGAAACTACTCCTTCATCCCAGACTCCATGACCGCCACTGAGAaaatcctcttcctctcctccatcaTCCCCTTTGACTGCCTCCTCACG GTTCGAGCACTTGGAGGGCTGCTGAAGTTCATGGGTCGAAGAAGAATCGGAGTTGAACTGGAAGACTGTAACGTCAGCATCCCCATCCTAGGCTTTAAGAAATTTGTGTT GACCCATCTGGTGAGCATAGATCAAGACACTTACAG TGTTCTGCAGATATTTAAGAGTGAGCCTCACCCCTCAGTGTACAAAGTGGCCAGTGGACTCAAGGAGGGGCTCAGCCTCTTTG GAATCCTCAACAGATGCCGCTGTAAGTGGGGAGAGAAACTGCTCAG GCTATGGTTCACACGTCCAACCCAGGACCTGGGGGAACTAAATTCCCGTCTGGATGTCATTCAGTTTTTCCTGTTACCCCAGAATCTGGACATGGCTCAGATGCTGCATCGATTGCTGGGTCACATCAAGAACGTGCCT CTGATTCTTAAGCGCATGAAGTTGTCCCACACCAAGGTCAGTGACTGGCAGGTTCTCTACAAG ACAGTGTACAGTGCCCTGGGCCTGAGGGATGCTTGCCGCTCCCTGCCCCAGTCCATTCAGCTCTTTCGGGACATTGCCCAAGAGTTCTCTGATGACCTACACCACATTGCCAGCCTCATTGGGAAAGTG gtggactttgagggcagTCTTGCTGAAAATCGCTTCACAGTCCTCCCCAACATAGATCCTGAAATTGATGAGA AAAAACGAAGGCTGACAGGACTTCCCAGTTTCCTCACTGAGGTGGCTCGGAAGGAGCTGGAAAATCTGGACCCCCGTATTCCTTCATGCAGTGTCATCTACATCCCTTTG ATTGGCTTCCTTCTTTGTATTCCCCGCCTGCCTTCCATGGTGGAGACCAATGACTTTGAGATTGAGGGTCTGGATTTCATG TTCCTCTCAGAGGAGAAGCTTCACTATCGTAGTGCTCGAACCAAGGAGCTGGATGCATTGCTGGGGGACCTGCACTGCGACATCCGGG ACCAGGAGACCCTGCTGATGTACCAGCTGCAGTGTCAGGTGCTGGCACGGGCAGCTGTCTTGACCCGTGTGTTGGACCTTGCCTCCCGCCTGGACGTCCTCTTGGCTCTTGCCAGTGCCGCCCGGGACTATGGCTACTCAAGGCCCCGTTACTCCCCACGGCTCCTTGGGGTACGAATCCAAAATGGCAG GCATCCTCTGATGGAACTCTGTGCCCGAACCTTCGTGCCCAACTCCGCAGAATGCGGGGGGAACAAAGGGAGGGTCAAAGTCATCACTGGACCCAACTCCTCAGGGAAGAGCATATACCTCAAACAG GTAGGCTTGATCACATTCATGGCCCTGGTGGGCAGCTTTGTGCCAGCAGAGGAAGCCGAAATCGGGGCAGTAGACGCCATCTTCACCCGAATCCATAGCTGTGAATCCATCTCCCTTGGCCTCTCTACCTTCATGATCGACCTCAACCAG GTGGCGAAAGCAGTGAACAATGCCACCGAGCGGTCGCTGGTCCTTATCGATGAATTCGGAAAGGGAACCAACACG GTGGATGGGCTCGCGCTTCTGGCGGCCGTGATCCGACACTGGCTGGCGCTTGGGCCCACGTGCCCCCACATCTTCGTGGCCACcaactttctgagcctcattcAGCTACAGCTGCTGCCACAGGGGCCCCTCGTGCAGTATTTG aCCATGGAGACCTGTGAAGATGGGAATGACCTTGTCTTCTTCTATCAGGTTTGTGAAGGTGTTGCCAGTGCCAGCCACGCCTCCCACACAGCTGCCCAGGCTGGGCTTCCTGAGAAACTCATTGCTCGCGGCAAGGAG GTCTCAGACTTGATCTGCAGTGGAAAGCCCATCAAGCCTGTCAAGGAGCTGCTAAaggagaaacaaatggaaaa TTGCCAGATGTTAGTAGACAAGTTTCTGACACTGGACTTGGAAGATCCCAGTCTGGACCTGGACGTTTTCATGAGTCAGGAAGTGCTGCCTGCTGCCACCGCCATCCTCTGA
- the SAPCD1 gene encoding suppressor APC domain-containing protein 1: MGSRGPGGLPLVQAPYTVLLLPLETSRQDPGAQRFFLWLQRMQALEREQDALWQGLELLEHSQAWYEGRLREAQQQQLYLGALGENFPTDLHSEPGGPQFAQIQKVNICLQNLIQGKFSPHPLDEASSCATQDWEGRPRKQNVWQQHVVSRQQKGVAQPKGEMAQPGCPNGQRGPTRV; encoded by the exons ATGGGGAGCCGGGGTCCTGGTGGGCTGCCCCTGGTGCAGGCCCCCTACACGGTTCTGCTGCTGCCACTGGAGACAAGCCGCCAAGACCCAGGGGCCCAGCGCTTCTTCCTCTGG ctgCAGAGGATGCAGGCTCTGGAGCGGGAACAGGATGCCCTGTGGCAGGGGCTGGAGCTGCTGGAGCATAGCCAGGCCTGGTATGAGGGCCGTCTGAGGGAGGCCCAGCAACAGCAGCTATATCTGGGGGCCCTTGGTGAG AATTTTCCAACAGATTTACACTCAGAGCCTGGTGGCCCCCAGTTTGCCCAGATTCAAAAGGTGAACATCTGTTTGCAGAATCTGATTCAGGGGAAG TTCTCCCCGCATCCCCTGGACGAAGCTAGTTCCTGCGCCACCCAGGACTGGGAGGGAAGGCCAAGGAAGCAGAACGTGTGGCAGCAACAC GTGGTGTCAAGGCAGCAGAAAGGAGTCGCTCAGCCAAAGGGGGAGATGGCTCAGCCAGGCTGCCCCAATGGACAGAGGGGCCCTACCCGTGTCTAA
- the MSH5 gene encoding mutS protein homolog 5 isoform X4, whose protein sequence is MASVGATPGRTPQGPGPGEASASFPSPAPVPDPREAEEEEEEEPAEIHLCVLWNSGYLGIAYYNTSDSTIYFMPDAPDHESLKLLQRVLDEIDPQSVVTSAKQDETMTRFLGKLASQEHREPKRPEIIFLPSVDFGLEISKQRLLSGNYSFIPDSMTATEKILFLSSIIPFDCLLTVRALGGLLKFMGRRRIGVELEDCNVSIPILGFKKFVLTHLVSIDQDTYSVLQIFKSEPHPSVYKVASGLKEGLSLFGILNRCRCKWGEKLLRLWFTRPTQDLGELNSRLDVIQFFLLPQNLDMAQMLHRLLGHIKNVPLILKRMKLSHTKVSDWQVLYKTVYSALGLRDACRSLPQSIQLFRDIAQEFSDDLHHIASLIGKVVDFEGSLAENRFTVLPNIDPEIDEKKRRLTGLPSFLTEVARKELENLDPRIPSCSVIYIPLIGFLLCIPRLPSMVETNDFEIEGLDFMFLSEEKLHYRSARTKELDALLGDLHCDIRDQETLLMYQLQCQVLARAAVLTRVLDLASRLDVLLALASAARDYGYSRPRYSPRLLGVRIQNGRHPLMELCARTFVPNSAECGGNKGRVKVITGPNSSGKSIYLKQVGLITFMALVGSFVPAEEAEIGAVDAIFTRIHSCESISLGLSTFMIDLNQVAKAVNNATERSLVLIDEFGKGTNTVDGLALLAAVIRHWLALGPTCPHIFVATNFLSLIQLQLLPQGPLVQYLVCEGVASASHASHTAAQAGLPEKLIARGKET, encoded by the exons ATGGCCTCCGTAGGAGCGACCCCAGGCAGGACGCCGCAGGGACCGGGACCCGGGGAGGCCTCGGCCAGCTTCCCCAGCCCGGCCCCAGTGCCGGACCCCCGGGAGgccgaggaggaggaagaggaggagcccGCGGAG ATTCATCTGTGTGTGCTGTGGAACTCAGGATACCTGGGCATTGCCTACTATAACACTAGTGACTCCACCATCTACTTTATGCCAGATGCCCCAGACCACGAGAGCCTCAAGCTGCTCCAGAGAG TTCTGGATGAAATCGATCCCCAGTCTGTGGTCACGAGCGCCAAACAGGATGAGACTATGACTCGGTTTCTGGGGAAGCTTG CCTCCCAAGAGCACAGAGAGCCTAAGAGACCTGAAATCATATTTTTGCCAagtgtggattttg GCCTGGAGATAAGCAAACAGCGCCTCCTTTCTGGAAACTACTCCTTCATCCCAGACTCCATGACCGCCACTGAGAaaatcctcttcctctcctccatcaTCCCCTTTGACTGCCTCCTCACG GTTCGAGCACTTGGAGGGCTGCTGAAGTTCATGGGTCGAAGAAGAATCGGAGTTGAACTGGAAGACTGTAACGTCAGCATCCCCATCCTAGGCTTTAAGAAATTTGTGTT GACCCATCTGGTGAGCATAGATCAAGACACTTACAG TGTTCTGCAGATATTTAAGAGTGAGCCTCACCCCTCAGTGTACAAAGTGGCCAGTGGACTCAAGGAGGGGCTCAGCCTCTTTG GAATCCTCAACAGATGCCGCTGTAAGTGGGGAGAGAAACTGCTCAG GCTATGGTTCACACGTCCAACCCAGGACCTGGGGGAACTAAATTCCCGTCTGGATGTCATTCAGTTTTTCCTGTTACCCCAGAATCTGGACATGGCTCAGATGCTGCATCGATTGCTGGGTCACATCAAGAACGTGCCT CTGATTCTTAAGCGCATGAAGTTGTCCCACACCAAGGTCAGTGACTGGCAGGTTCTCTACAAG ACAGTGTACAGTGCCCTGGGCCTGAGGGATGCTTGCCGCTCCCTGCCCCAGTCCATTCAGCTCTTTCGGGACATTGCCCAAGAGTTCTCTGATGACCTACACCACATTGCCAGCCTCATTGGGAAAGTG gtggactttgagggcagTCTTGCTGAAAATCGCTTCACAGTCCTCCCCAACATAGATCCTGAAATTGATGAGA AAAAACGAAGGCTGACAGGACTTCCCAGTTTCCTCACTGAGGTGGCTCGGAAGGAGCTGGAAAATCTGGACCCCCGTATTCCTTCATGCAGTGTCATCTACATCCCTTTG ATTGGCTTCCTTCTTTGTATTCCCCGCCTGCCTTCCATGGTGGAGACCAATGACTTTGAGATTGAGGGTCTGGATTTCATG TTCCTCTCAGAGGAGAAGCTTCACTATCGTAGTGCTCGAACCAAGGAGCTGGATGCATTGCTGGGGGACCTGCACTGCGACATCCGGG ACCAGGAGACCCTGCTGATGTACCAGCTGCAGTGTCAGGTGCTGGCACGGGCAGCTGTCTTGACCCGTGTGTTGGACCTTGCCTCCCGCCTGGACGTCCTCTTGGCTCTTGCCAGTGCCGCCCGGGACTATGGCTACTCAAGGCCCCGTTACTCCCCACGGCTCCTTGGGGTACGAATCCAAAATGGCAG GCATCCTCTGATGGAACTCTGTGCCCGAACCTTCGTGCCCAACTCCGCAGAATGCGGGGGGAACAAAGGGAGGGTCAAAGTCATCACTGGACCCAACTCCTCAGGGAAGAGCATATACCTCAAACAG GTAGGCTTGATCACATTCATGGCCCTGGTGGGCAGCTTTGTGCCAGCAGAGGAAGCCGAAATCGGGGCAGTAGACGCCATCTTCACCCGAATCCATAGCTGTGAATCCATCTCCCTTGGCCTCTCTACCTTCATGATCGACCTCAACCAG GTGGCGAAAGCAGTGAACAATGCCACCGAGCGGTCGCTGGTCCTTATCGATGAATTCGGAAAGGGAACCAACACG GTGGATGGGCTCGCGCTTCTGGCGGCCGTGATCCGACACTGGCTGGCGCTTGGGCCCACGTGCCCCCACATCTTCGTGGCCACcaactttctgagcctcattcAGCTACAGCTGCTGCCACAGGGGCCCCTCGTGCAGTATTTG GTTTGTGAAGGTGTTGCCAGTGCCAGCCACGCCTCCCACACAGCTGCCCAGGCTGGGCTTCCTGAGAAACTCATTGCTCGCGGCAAGGAG ACTTGA
- the MSH5 gene encoding mutS protein homolog 5 isoform X2, with translation MASVGATPGRTPQGPGPGEASASFPSPAPVPDPREAEEEEEEEPAEIHLCVLWNSGYLGIAYYNTSDSTIYFMPDAPDHESLKLLQRVLDEIDPQSVVTSAKQDETMTRFLGKLASQEHREPKRPEIIFLPSVDFGLEISKQRLLSGNYSFIPDSMTATEKILFLSSIIPFDCLLTVRALGGLLKFMGRRRIGVELEDCNVSIPILGFKKFVLTHLVSIDQDTYSVLQIFKSEPHPSVYKVASGLKEGLSLFGILNRCRCKWGEKLLRLWFTRPTQDLGELNSRLDVIQFFLLPQNLDMAQMLHRLLGHIKNVPLILKRMKLSHTKVSDWQVLYKTVYSALGLRDACRSLPQSIQLFRDIAQEFSDDLHHIASLIGKVVDFEGSLAENRFTVLPNIDPEIDEKKRRLTGLPSFLTEVARKELENLDPRIPSCSVIYIPLIGFLLCIPRLPSMVETNDFEIEGLDFMFLSEEKLHYRSARTKELDALLGDLHCDIRDQETLLMYQLQCQVLARAAVLTRVLDLASRLDVLLALASAARDYGYSRPRYSPRLLGVRIQNGRHPLMELCARTFVPNSAECGGNKGRVKVITGPNSSGKSIYLKQVGLITFMALVGSFVPAEEAEIGAVDAIFTRIHSCESISLGLSTFMIDLNQVAKAVNNATERSLVLIDEFGKGTNTVDGLALLAAVIRHWLALGPTCPHIFVATNFLSLIQLQLLPQGPLVQYLVCEGVASASHASHTAAQAGLPEKLIARGKEVSDLICSGKPIKPVKELLKEKQMENCQMLVDKFLTLDLEDPSLDLDVFMSQEVLPAATAIL, from the exons ATGGCCTCCGTAGGAGCGACCCCAGGCAGGACGCCGCAGGGACCGGGACCCGGGGAGGCCTCGGCCAGCTTCCCCAGCCCGGCCCCAGTGCCGGACCCCCGGGAGgccgaggaggaggaagaggaggagcccGCGGAG ATTCATCTGTGTGTGCTGTGGAACTCAGGATACCTGGGCATTGCCTACTATAACACTAGTGACTCCACCATCTACTTTATGCCAGATGCCCCAGACCACGAGAGCCTCAAGCTGCTCCAGAGAG TTCTGGATGAAATCGATCCCCAGTCTGTGGTCACGAGCGCCAAACAGGATGAGACTATGACTCGGTTTCTGGGGAAGCTTG CCTCCCAAGAGCACAGAGAGCCTAAGAGACCTGAAATCATATTTTTGCCAagtgtggattttg GCCTGGAGATAAGCAAACAGCGCCTCCTTTCTGGAAACTACTCCTTCATCCCAGACTCCATGACCGCCACTGAGAaaatcctcttcctctcctccatcaTCCCCTTTGACTGCCTCCTCACG GTTCGAGCACTTGGAGGGCTGCTGAAGTTCATGGGTCGAAGAAGAATCGGAGTTGAACTGGAAGACTGTAACGTCAGCATCCCCATCCTAGGCTTTAAGAAATTTGTGTT GACCCATCTGGTGAGCATAGATCAAGACACTTACAG TGTTCTGCAGATATTTAAGAGTGAGCCTCACCCCTCAGTGTACAAAGTGGCCAGTGGACTCAAGGAGGGGCTCAGCCTCTTTG GAATCCTCAACAGATGCCGCTGTAAGTGGGGAGAGAAACTGCTCAG GCTATGGTTCACACGTCCAACCCAGGACCTGGGGGAACTAAATTCCCGTCTGGATGTCATTCAGTTTTTCCTGTTACCCCAGAATCTGGACATGGCTCAGATGCTGCATCGATTGCTGGGTCACATCAAGAACGTGCCT CTGATTCTTAAGCGCATGAAGTTGTCCCACACCAAGGTCAGTGACTGGCAGGTTCTCTACAAG ACAGTGTACAGTGCCCTGGGCCTGAGGGATGCTTGCCGCTCCCTGCCCCAGTCCATTCAGCTCTTTCGGGACATTGCCCAAGAGTTCTCTGATGACCTACACCACATTGCCAGCCTCATTGGGAAAGTG gtggactttgagggcagTCTTGCTGAAAATCGCTTCACAGTCCTCCCCAACATAGATCCTGAAATTGATGAGA AAAAACGAAGGCTGACAGGACTTCCCAGTTTCCTCACTGAGGTGGCTCGGAAGGAGCTGGAAAATCTGGACCCCCGTATTCCTTCATGCAGTGTCATCTACATCCCTTTG ATTGGCTTCCTTCTTTGTATTCCCCGCCTGCCTTCCATGGTGGAGACCAATGACTTTGAGATTGAGGGTCTGGATTTCATG TTCCTCTCAGAGGAGAAGCTTCACTATCGTAGTGCTCGAACCAAGGAGCTGGATGCATTGCTGGGGGACCTGCACTGCGACATCCGGG ACCAGGAGACCCTGCTGATGTACCAGCTGCAGTGTCAGGTGCTGGCACGGGCAGCTGTCTTGACCCGTGTGTTGGACCTTGCCTCCCGCCTGGACGTCCTCTTGGCTCTTGCCAGTGCCGCCCGGGACTATGGCTACTCAAGGCCCCGTTACTCCCCACGGCTCCTTGGGGTACGAATCCAAAATGGCAG GCATCCTCTGATGGAACTCTGTGCCCGAACCTTCGTGCCCAACTCCGCAGAATGCGGGGGGAACAAAGGGAGGGTCAAAGTCATCACTGGACCCAACTCCTCAGGGAAGAGCATATACCTCAAACAG GTAGGCTTGATCACATTCATGGCCCTGGTGGGCAGCTTTGTGCCAGCAGAGGAAGCCGAAATCGGGGCAGTAGACGCCATCTTCACCCGAATCCATAGCTGTGAATCCATCTCCCTTGGCCTCTCTACCTTCATGATCGACCTCAACCAG GTGGCGAAAGCAGTGAACAATGCCACCGAGCGGTCGCTGGTCCTTATCGATGAATTCGGAAAGGGAACCAACACG GTGGATGGGCTCGCGCTTCTGGCGGCCGTGATCCGACACTGGCTGGCGCTTGGGCCCACGTGCCCCCACATCTTCGTGGCCACcaactttctgagcctcattcAGCTACAGCTGCTGCCACAGGGGCCCCTCGTGCAGTATTTG GTTTGTGAAGGTGTTGCCAGTGCCAGCCACGCCTCCCACACAGCTGCCCAGGCTGGGCTTCCTGAGAAACTCATTGCTCGCGGCAAGGAG GTCTCAGACTTGATCTGCAGTGGAAAGCCCATCAAGCCTGTCAAGGAGCTGCTAAaggagaaacaaatggaaaa TTGCCAGATGTTAGTAGACAAGTTTCTGACACTGGACTTGGAAGATCCCAGTCTGGACCTGGACGTTTTCATGAGTCAGGAAGTGCTGCCTGCTGCCACCGCCATCCTCTGA